The following proteins are co-located in the Chlorogloeopsis sp. ULAP01 genome:
- the nifN gene encoding nitrogenase iron-molybdenum cofactor biosynthesis protein NifN, which produces MATVVVPNKPVVVNPLKQSQTLGAALAFLGLKGMMPLLHGSQGCTAFAKVILVRHFREAIPLSTTAMTEVTTILGGEENVEEAILTLVQKSQPEIIGLCTTGLTETRGDDMEGILKDFRKRHPELDELPIILVSSPDFKGALQDGFAAAVESTVKEIPLLGEKKAQQITILMSSAFAPGDVQQVKEIVTAFGFTPIIVPDLSASLDGHLDDSYSPITGGGTTLVQLHKVGSSAFTLALGESMRNAAKILQHRFGTPFEVFTELTGLEPTDKFLQFLAELSGSSVPEKYRRQRRQLQDAMLDTHFYFGRKRVSLALEPDLLWSTVCFLQSMGAEIQAAVTTTRSPLLEKLPIEKVIISDLEDFEQLAAGSDLLVGNSHIAAIAKRLDIPLYRQGIPIFDRLGNGQFTKAGYKGTIQMLFDIGNLFLEAEEAKVRDRNIQGDW; this is translated from the coding sequence ATGGCGACTGTTGTTGTTCCCAATAAACCAGTTGTAGTTAATCCTCTCAAACAAAGTCAAACCTTGGGTGCAGCCCTTGCTTTTTTGGGATTGAAAGGAATGATGCCTTTACTCCACGGTTCCCAAGGCTGTACTGCTTTCGCTAAAGTGATACTGGTGCGGCATTTTAGGGAGGCAATTCCCCTCTCGACCACAGCAATGACCGAAGTCACCACAATTTTAGGTGGGGAGGAGAATGTTGAAGAGGCAATCTTAACTCTGGTGCAAAAGTCACAGCCAGAAATTATCGGTTTGTGTACGACTGGACTGACGGAAACCAGAGGGGATGATATGGAAGGTATTCTCAAGGATTTTCGCAAACGTCATCCAGAACTGGATGAACTGCCAATTATCTTGGTTTCCTCTCCAGATTTTAAAGGTGCATTACAAGATGGCTTTGCTGCTGCGGTGGAAAGCACAGTCAAAGAGATTCCCCTATTAGGTGAGAAAAAGGCACAGCAAATCACAATTTTGATGAGTTCTGCCTTTGCACCAGGGGATGTGCAACAGGTAAAAGAGATTGTCACCGCCTTTGGATTTACACCAATTATCGTACCTGACCTTTCCGCTTCTTTGGATGGTCACTTAGATGATTCTTACAGTCCGATTACAGGCGGTGGCACAACTCTGGTACAATTGCATAAAGTTGGCAGTTCTGCTTTCACCTTGGCACTGGGTGAAAGTATGCGGAATGCAGCGAAAATTCTGCAACATCGCTTCGGCACGCCCTTTGAGGTATTTACAGAACTGACAGGGTTAGAACCAACAGATAAATTTTTGCAATTTCTGGCGGAATTGAGCGGTAGTAGCGTACCAGAAAAATATCGCCGCCAACGTCGCCAGTTACAAGATGCCATGCTAGACACTCACTTTTATTTTGGTCGCAAACGAGTGTCTTTAGCATTGGAACCAGATTTATTATGGTCTACAGTTTGTTTTTTACAATCAATGGGGGCAGAAATACAAGCAGCTGTAACGACAACGCGATCGCCTTTATTAGAAAAACTCCCCATTGAGAAGGTCATTATCAGCGATTTAGAAGATTTTGAGCAACTTGCAGCAGGATCTGACTTACTAGTAGGTAACTCTCACATAGCAGCGATCGCCAAACGACTCGACATCCCTCTTTACCGTCAAGGAATTCCCATTTTTGACCGTTTGGGTAATGGTCAATTTACCAAAGCGGGTTACAAAGGCACGATCCAGATGTTATTTGACATTGGCAATCTCTTTTTAGAAGCAGAGGAAGCAAAAGTGAGAGATAGAAATATTCAAGGTGATTGGTAA